A window of the Lactuca sativa cultivar Salinas chromosome 7, Lsat_Salinas_v11, whole genome shotgun sequence genome harbors these coding sequences:
- the LOC111919083 gene encoding septum-promoting GTP-binding protein 1 — translation MTQISRKMYRLDLKRTILWRVALLRRCARSLWHQILACWIGKSVRYRQLLHSGPLIPTSRRSPTTTIDPATVSHQFPASSGEMSSSSGGSDHDQDTSDLVTLKISLLGDHHIGKTSFLAKYVGKEKNQEELKVKGINQMDKTLCVKGARISYTIWEVGCDAFCQDADLKTSIPAACKDSVALLFMFDLTSRCTLNSVINWHQQARTYNQSAIHVMVGSKFDEFVQLPLDLQWTIASQARAYAKAINATLFFSSASYNINVNKIFKFVTAKLFDLPWTLERNLTIGEPIIDF, via the exons ATGACTCAGATTAGCAGAAAAATGTACAGATTAGACCTAAAAAGAACGATTCTATGGCGTGTAGCTCTTCTCCGGCGATGTGCTAGATCTCTCTGGCACCAAATTCTTGCTTGTTGGATCGGAAAATCTGTCCGGTACCGGCAATTGTTGCACTCCGGTCCTTTGATTCCGACGTCTCGTCGTTCTCCGACAACGACGATCGACCCAGCCACCGTGAGCCACCAGTTTCCGGCGTCCAGCGGCGAAATGTCGTCGTCCTCTGGTGGCTCCGATCACGATCAAGATACTTCTGATTTGGTGACGTTGAAGATTAGTCTTTTGGGTGATCATCATATCGGAAAAACGAGCTTCTTG GCAAAATACGTTGGGAAAGAAAAGAATCAAGAAGAATTAAAAGTTAAAGGCATAAATCAGATGGATAAAACATTGTGTGTTAAAGGAGCCAGGATTTCCTACACCATTTGGGAAGTGGGTTGTGATGCATTTTGTCAag ATGCCGATTTGAAAACATCGATTCCTGCTGCTTGTAAAGACTCGGTAGCATTGTTGTTCATGTTTGATTTAACAAGTCGTTGTACACTTAATAG TGTTATCAATTGGCATCAACAAGCTAGGACTTATAATCAG AGTGCGATTCATGTTATGGTTGGTAGCAAGTTCGACGAATTCGTTCAGCTTCCATTGGATTTACAGTGGACAATTGCAAGTCAG GCAAGAGCATATGCAAAGGCTATAAACGCGACATTGTTCTTCTCGAGTGCATCTTACAATATAAATGTAAATAAAATCTTCAAGTTCGTAACTGCGAAGCTCTTTGACTTGCCATGGACTTTGGAGCGAAATCTTACAATTGGCGAGCCTATTATTGATTTCTGA
- the LOC111919084 gene encoding glutamate receptor 3.5 produces MELDKPIMKTNMLFLIFGLWVMVVAMADKGITVNTSSSRRPKVVNIGALLTVNSVIGRSVKPAIIAAVDDINSNPSILGETHLNLILHDTNCSGFIGTIEALELMEKEVVAAIGPQSSTIAHVISHVVNELQVPLISFGATDPTLAALQYPYFLRMTQSDYYQMSAIADLVEYFEYKEVIAIFVDDDYGRNGISSLGDSLAKNRAKISYKAAFTPGASETDISELLTEINLMESRVYVVHVNPDSGLQIFSIAKKLNMMTSDYVWITTDWLMAVLDSQEPPNPDAMGLVQGVLSLRQHTPNSNYKKTFITKWKNIKEKETNSFNSYALYAYDSVFFLAHAIDTFLKSNQEITFSSDPKLKNNNGSHLQLSALQTFDQGQKLLETLLSTNYTGLTGEIRFDSDKNLVHPAYDVLNMGGTGIRTIGYWSNYSGLSVNSPETLYKKPANSSTSAQRLYSVIWPGETSVKPRGWVFPNNGKPLRIVVPYRHSYKEVVTKDVRSPEGVRGYSIDVFDAAVNLLPYPVPRKYILYGDGVRNPSYSNLVAAVAENIYDAAVGDVTIITNRTRIVDFTQPYMESGLVIVVPVKKSKTSPWAFLQPFTIEMWLVTGGFFLLVGFVVWILEHRLNHEFRGPPSQQIITIFWFSFSTMFFSHRENTVSTLGRLVLLLWLFVVLIINSSYTASLTSILTVQQLTSGIEGLDGMLASNEPIGVQDGSFAYNYLIQELNVAESRIRSLKDSEDYLNALRLGPKLGGVAAIVDELPYIELFMSYTKCEFRIVGQEFTKSGWGFAFQRDSPLALDLSTAILQLSENGELQRIHDKWLASSSCSSKVTEIDVSSLSLSSFWGLFLICGVACFISLSIYFCRVLCQYRRFNPDEEEPHELPEPESARRSERRTFRSTSFKDLIDFYDKKEAEIKEMLRRNRRQVNGHNDSPL; encoded by the exons ATGGAGCTTGATAAGCCTATCATGAAAACAAATATGCTTTTCTTGATTTTTGGTTTGTGGGTTATGGTGGTGGCCATGGCAGACAAGGGTATAACTGTAAATACATCATCATCAAGAAGGCCTAAAGTTGTGAATATCGGAGCTTTATTAACAGTAAATTCAGTTATCGGAAGGTCTGTGAAGCCTGCTATCATAGCTGCAGTTGATGATATAAACTCCAATCCATCCATTCTTGGAGAAACCCATTTGAATCTCATCTTACACGACACAAATTGCAGTGGGTTTATCGGCACCATTGAAG CTTTGGAGCTAATGGAAAAAGAAGTGGTGGCTGCAATTGGACCACAATCATCAACTATCGCACACGTCATCTCACATGTCGTCAACGAGCTTCAAGTACCTCTCATTTCATTCGGAGCAACCGACCCGACCCTCGCAGCTCTCCAATACCCTTACTTCCTTCGTATGACACAAAGCGATTACTACCAGATGTCCGCCATAGCCGACCTCGTAGAATACTTCGAATACAAAGAAGTAATCGCCATTTTTGTCGACGATGATTATGGCAGAAATGGGATTTCATCGTTAGGCGATTCCCTCGCTAAGAACCGAGCCAAGATTTCTTACAAAGCAGCGTTTACACCAGGCGCATCGGAAACAGACATAAGCGAGCTATTAACAGAAATTAATTTAATGGAGTCTCGTGTTTATGTTGTTCATGTAAACCCGGATTCGGGTCTCCAGATTTTTTCCATTGCTAAAAAGCTCAATATGATGACAAGTGATTACGTTTGGATCACTACCGACTGGCTTATGGCGGTTCTTGATTCGCAAGAACCGCCAAATCCTGACGCGATGGGACTGGTACAGGGTGTCCTGTCCCTGCGTCAGCACACTCCAAATTCAAATTACAAAAAAACTTTCATCACAAAATGGAAAAACATCAAAGAAAAGGAAACAAATAGTTTCAATTCATACGCGCTTTACGCGTATGATTCCGTATTTTTCCTCGCACATGCGATCGATACATTCTTGAAATCAAACCAAGAAATCACATTTTCTTCCGACCCAAAACTTAAAAACAACAACGGGTCCCACCTTCAGTTATCGGCTCTTCAAACGTTTGACCAAGGTCAAAAGCTTCTAGAAACACTTCTCTCAACAAACTACACGGGTCTAACCGGCGAAATCCGGTTCGACTCGGACAAGAACCTAGTCCACCCGGCATACGATGTTTTAAACATGGGTGGGACCGGGATCCGCACGATCGGTTACTGGTCAAACTACTCAGGTTTATCGGTCAACTCTCCGGAGACTTTATATAAAAAGCCGGCGAATAGTTCTACGAGTGCTCAAAGGCTTTATAGTGTGATTTGGCCTGGTGAAACAAGTGTGAAGCCACGTGGATGGGTGTTCCCAAACAATGGGAAGCCTTTAAGGATTGTGGTACCTTATAGACATAGTTATAAAGAGGTTGTTACAAAAGATGTTAGGTCTCCGGAAGGTGTGAGAGGGTATAGTATTGATGTTTTTGATGCTGCTGTGAATTTACTACCTTACCCTGTGCCAAGGAAGTATATTCtatatggagatggtgtaaggaaCCCGAGTTATAGCAATCTTGTGGCTGCTGTTGCTGAAAAT ATATATGATGCAGCAGTTGGAGATGTTACAATTATCACAAACCGAACAAGAATAGTTGACTTTACTCAGCCTTACATGGAATCTGGGCTTGTTATTGTTGTTccggtcaaaaagtcaaaaacaaGTCCATGGGCTTTTCTTCAGCCATTCACCATTGAAATGTGGCTTGTGACAGGTGGCTTCTTTCTACTTGTTGGGTTTGTTGTTTGGATTCTAGAACATCGTTTAAATCACGAGTTTCGTGGGCCCCCAAGCCAGCAAATCATTACGATCTTCTGGTTTAGTTTCTCAACCATGTTCTTTTCACACA GGGAGAACACGGTTAGCACGTTGGGGCGATTAGTTCTACTGTTATGGCTTTTCGTGGTGTTGATCATCAATTCAAGTTACACAGCTAGTTTGACTTCGATCTTGACCGTTCAACAGTTGACTTCTGGAATCGAGGGTTTAGATGGCATGCTTGCAAGTAACGAACCGATTGGAGTTCAAGATGGCTCTTTTGCGTATAATTATTTGATTCAAGAACTCAATGTTGCAGAATCGAGGATTAGATCGCTGAAAGATAGTGAAGATTACCTAAATGCCCTTAGACTTGGACCAAAACTTGGTGGTGTGGCTGCCATTGTTGATGAGCTTCCTTATATTGAGCTTTTTATGAGTTATACGAAGTGTGAGTTCAGGATTGTTGGACAGGAGTTCACCAAAAGCGGATGGGGATTT GCATTCCAAAGGGATTCTCCATTAGCACTCGACTTATCAACCGCAATTCTCCAACTATCAGAAAACGGGGAATTACAAAGAATCCATGACAAATGGCTCGCATCAAGTTCATGTTCATCAAAAGTTACAGAAATCGATGTCAGCAGTCTTTCATTAAGCAGTTTTTGGGGTCTATTCCTGATTTGTGGGGTCGCATGTTTCATTTCACTTAGTATTTACTTTTGTCGGGTGTTATGTCAATACCGGAGATTCAATCCCGATGAAGAAGAGCCACACGAGCTTCCGGAACCGGAATCAGCAAGGCGGAGTGAGAGACGGACATTCCGGTCCACGAGTTTTAAGGATTTGATTGACTTTTATGACAAGAAAGAGGCTGAGATTAAGGAAATGTTGAGGAGGAATAGAAGGCAAGTTAATGGGCATAATGATTCGCCTTTATGA